A DNA window from Salinirubrum litoreum contains the following coding sequences:
- a CDS encoding helicase-related protein translates to MSIDFKSGDRIRLNGDPAEVIRTYEVGNLPYLRVYVEGDGAKTVCLDHVSVEPSSDALDTLEDQVADLHPRHEAVSSEWFDLRTEALHLKMAHEQGQLLSISNSLVRLEPYQLACVNQVMQKLRQRALIADDVGLGKTIEAGLILKELEARNRANSVLFLVPAHLQKKWIRDMERFFDIDLTVADRQWVDAERRRLGEEANIWDQEGQRLVTSMAFLRQDEFQPEIENAFWDVAVIDEAHKASKRGESPSKTSLMAERVANHCESLLLLSATPHDGKGEAFRSLISYIDPFLVAEDQDLTRETVNRVMIRRGKETIYDDNGERIFPERDVQTATVSMSPAEEQLYERVTEYVREVYNRSDQLNEPAVGFAMALMQKRLVSSVGAIRETLRRRLHGLLEPDEQGLSTDATAYLEGEDLEDSDREQAEQELERLTVAQGDEALQKEIDTLQELVAMAEDLPVDTKARKVKRYIEQLFEEHPDEKLILFTEYRDTLDYLLDLFADEPWADEILTIHGDVSKDERTQIEDEFNYGKSRLLMATDAASEGIDLQHSCHIMVNYELPWNPNRLEQRIGRIHRYGQDKEVKVWNFQFDGTRESEIFDLLQDKVEEIRSKVGATADVLGMLDDVNIDSLLMKSVQSQEPASATKEELEELMEEREQTLLEWYERSLIDCSTFDAESRQEIQSIVDDSEDVFGSEQEIREFFTRAIEAFEGSVEKRGNQLYEAEVPPEVTDSGQPETLGPFTFSRDFALDHDGIEYLSPDADVLQALRDLVLQHGQHAGKTGMKLLPFVDQPGITFVYKVAFEDATGKTIREQLIPVYVDLAGLDAQRSLGQRVLDAETVHARPDESTVSRLLKQRGDLEDAAERYISSMVADIREDLLENRQQDVQKELSDLEAYEQAERDRIQSFIDSYEQKATTGSDMRIAIRNQKQRLEQLETRIESRKAELQKREQVISLAPDIEAYCLTLPV, encoded by the coding sequence ATGAGTATCGACTTCAAATCTGGCGACCGCATCAGGCTCAACGGCGACCCAGCAGAAGTTATCCGCACCTACGAGGTCGGGAACCTCCCGTACCTCCGGGTCTACGTCGAGGGGGATGGTGCAAAGACGGTGTGTCTTGACCACGTCTCCGTCGAACCAAGCAGTGATGCACTCGATACCCTCGAGGATCAAGTAGCAGACCTCCACCCCCGACACGAAGCAGTTTCGTCAGAGTGGTTCGACCTCCGAACCGAGGCCCTCCACCTCAAGATGGCCCACGAGCAGGGGCAGCTCCTGAGCATCTCGAACTCGCTCGTTCGCCTCGAACCATACCAGCTCGCCTGCGTGAATCAGGTGATGCAGAAGCTCCGCCAGCGAGCGCTTATCGCCGACGACGTCGGTCTCGGGAAGACCATCGAGGCAGGCCTCATCCTCAAAGAACTCGAAGCCCGAAACCGAGCTAACAGCGTCCTCTTCCTCGTTCCCGCACACCTCCAGAAGAAGTGGATCCGGGATATGGAGCGCTTCTTCGACATCGACCTCACGGTTGCGGACCGCCAGTGGGTCGACGCCGAGCGTCGACGACTCGGCGAGGAGGCGAACATCTGGGACCAGGAGGGCCAGCGTCTAGTCACCAGCATGGCGTTCCTCCGACAAGACGAGTTCCAGCCCGAGATCGAGAACGCCTTCTGGGACGTCGCCGTCATCGACGAAGCGCACAAGGCCAGCAAGCGGGGCGAGTCCCCCAGCAAAACCTCGCTTATGGCCGAACGTGTTGCCAACCACTGTGAATCCCTGCTGTTGCTGAGTGCGACACCGCACGACGGCAAGGGGGAGGCATTCCGGTCCCTCATCAGCTATATCGATCCATTCCTCGTCGCCGAGGACCAGGACCTCACTCGAGAGACGGTGAACCGCGTCATGATTCGGCGCGGGAAGGAGACCATTTACGACGATAACGGCGAGCGCATCTTCCCCGAACGAGATGTCCAGACGGCCACCGTCTCGATGTCTCCTGCCGAGGAACAACTGTACGAGCGCGTGACCGAGTACGTCCGCGAGGTCTACAACCGATCTGACCAATTGAACGAGCCCGCTGTCGGCTTTGCGATGGCGCTCATGCAAAAGCGGCTTGTGAGCAGCGTAGGCGCGATTCGAGAGACACTCCGGCGTCGCCTTCACGGACTGCTCGAACCCGACGAGCAGGGCCTCTCGACCGATGCGACGGCCTACCTCGAAGGCGAGGATTTGGAGGACTCTGACCGTGAACAGGCGGAGCAGGAACTCGAACGCCTCACGGTCGCCCAGGGTGATGAGGCGCTCCAGAAGGAGATCGACACGCTGCAGGAACTCGTCGCGATGGCCGAGGATCTTCCGGTCGACACCAAAGCGCGGAAAGTCAAGCGTTACATCGAGCAACTCTTTGAGGAGCATCCGGACGAGAAGCTCATTCTGTTCACTGAGTACCGCGATACGTTAGACTATCTCCTCGATCTCTTCGCCGACGAACCGTGGGCAGACGAGATTCTGACCATCCACGGAGATGTGAGTAAAGACGAGCGAACCCAGATCGAAGACGAATTCAACTACGGGAAGTCGCGATTACTGATGGCGACCGATGCGGCCAGCGAGGGGATCGACCTCCAGCACAGCTGCCACATCATGGTCAACTACGAACTCCCGTGGAACCCGAACCGCCTCGAACAGCGTATCGGTCGGATCCATCGCTACGGCCAGGACAAGGAGGTCAAGGTGTGGAACTTCCAGTTCGATGGCACTCGGGAATCCGAAATTTTCGATCTACTCCAAGACAAGGTTGAGGAAATCCGGTCGAAGGTCGGTGCGACGGCAGACGTCCTCGGGATGCTGGACGACGTCAACATCGACTCCCTCCTGATGAAATCCGTCCAGAGCCAGGAGCCAGCCTCGGCCACGAAAGAGGAACTTGAGGAGTTGATGGAAGAGCGTGAACAGACACTCCTCGAGTGGTACGAACGGAGCCTCATCGACTGCAGTACGTTCGACGCCGAGAGTCGACAAGAGATTCAGTCGATCGTCGACGACTCAGAGGACGTCTTCGGAAGTGAACAGGAGATCCGGGAGTTCTTCACTCGAGCGATCGAGGCGTTCGAGGGCTCTGTCGAGAAACGCGGAAACCAGTTGTACGAGGCGGAAGTCCCACCAGAAGTGACTGACAGCGGTCAGCCTGAGACGCTGGGTCCGTTCACCTTCAGTCGAGATTTCGCCCTCGATCACGACGGAATCGAGTACCTCTCCCCTGATGCAGATGTCCTGCAGGCCCTCCGTGATCTGGTTCTCCAGCACGGACAACACGCAGGGAAGACCGGAATGAAGCTGCTGCCGTTCGTCGACCAACCCGGCATTACATTTGTCTACAAAGTCGCCTTCGAAGATGCAACCGGCAAGACGATTCGTGAGCAACTCATTCCCGTCTACGTCGACCTCGCTGGGCTTGACGCTCAGCGTTCACTCGGCCAGCGCGTCCTTGATGCAGAGACGGTTCACGCTCGTCCGGATGAGAGTACGGTCTCTCGGCTACTCAAGCAACGAGGCGACCTCGAGGACGCTGCCGAGAGGTACATCAGTAGTATGGTCGCCGACATCCGGGAAGATCTGCTCGAAAACCGTCAGCAGGACGTTCAGAAAGAACTCTCTGACTTGGAAGCCTATGAGCAAGCAGAACGAGATCGGATCCAGTCGTTCATCGATTCGTACGAACAAAAAGCAACAACGGGATCGGATATGCGCATCGCGATCCGGAACCAAAAACAACGTCTTGAGCAGCTGGAAACCCGGATAGAGTCACGAAAGGCAGAGCTACAGAAGCGAGAACAGGTGATATCCCTTGCGCCAGACATTGAGGCGTACTGTCTAACGCTTCCGGTGTAG
- a CDS encoding BrxA family protein, with product MATGRNGELDSWLPSLVGRLPESKITTDLTHCGLQAERTHDIASLYADELDWTSVKEIWYDERVANRSSRNSAEKPLIAIRARLQSAGEGLPSVPVLPEILDQCRNERDQAQVLFLYLVNHDGLARYVVHEYLRRLMKQGPSALDFETDTVLNILDEFRDKAGEPLEYSESTQKRWIQGLRSALRDIGVLEGKTETAGQPPKVGDVPLQVAAYYSWAQNGDEWLTKPIGWLYLFQSEEYWEPQSKRLAGYEGWTHHEARSRVWFEPVDDFYTMLAEGSA from the coding sequence ATGGCTACAGGTCGAAACGGGGAGTTGGACTCATGGCTTCCATCTCTCGTTGGGAGACTCCCCGAATCGAAGATCACTACGGATTTGACTCATTGCGGGCTCCAAGCCGAGAGAACGCATGATATCGCATCTCTCTACGCGGACGAGCTCGATTGGACGTCGGTCAAAGAGATCTGGTACGACGAACGGGTCGCGAACCGAAGCAGTCGGAACAGCGCTGAAAAGCCACTTATCGCAATTCGGGCACGGCTTCAGTCTGCTGGGGAAGGACTTCCATCGGTCCCGGTGCTTCCAGAGATCTTGGACCAATGTCGAAACGAACGCGATCAGGCACAGGTCCTCTTCCTCTATCTCGTCAACCACGACGGGCTGGCTCGCTATGTCGTCCACGAATACCTCCGCCGGCTGATGAAACAAGGACCCTCCGCACTCGACTTCGAGACGGATACTGTTCTCAACATCCTCGACGAGTTTCGCGACAAAGCTGGCGAGCCGCTAGAGTACTCGGAATCAACACAGAAGCGATGGATACAGGGACTCAGGTCTGCCCTTCGTGATATCGGTGTGCTCGAAGGGAAGACCGAGACCGCCGGTCAACCTCCAAAAGTCGGCGACGTTCCCCTCCAAGTTGCGGCCTACTACTCCTGGGCTCAGAACGGCGACGAGTGGCTCACGAAGCCGATTGGCTGGCTTTACCTGTTCCAGTCCGAAGAGTACTGGGAACCGCAGAGCAAGCGTCTGGCTGGATATGAGGGGTGGACACACCACGAAGCCCGGAGTCGCGTCTGGTTCGAACCCGTCGACGACTTCTACACGATGCTCGCGGAGGGGTCGGCATGA
- the pglX gene encoding BREX-5 system adenine-specific DNA-methyltransferase PglX, whose protein sequence is MSGQSSLETEAQLDKAEREHLEDVVADLRETVEADIKYQLEHTYELSYEDGGANLHGEEVDTRAELAKAVEREDDDESWEEKFDRYVMGVGYTIVNRLTALRCMEVRGFIDRPVTQFSESGTTPAAEKLENEQYLAPDEAKIKAYNDVCRRLTDEIEILFDLDSPYSIVDPDVEVFEELCRKLDDVSSEIWRADDVLGWVYEYYNSSKLEELRRKGDYEGLSPEDVPAANQFYTPHWVVRMLTDNSLTKMYLESKGELQNTLGRQKELTLGNRKSRSSSPSETPTISDFSTYLVPSESPEDKPDMKDPEEIRVIDPACGSGHFLLYAFDVLDRIWRLEYPEMDRAEIPEKILRYNLFGVDLDLRACQLAAFNLYLKARGRAEEEGHSDFQMPEVGIVCADANIANLESTNEVFDEVAGGQPEVRSALEDILSAFEDVHGLGSLLDVRGTLEEKFSMDEQPTLTESINGPGSLSTFLENLHQEVAEKRNGESFLAQDLKSFLRTLVILSQDYDVALMNPPYGSGNRMPDSVQDYVSEHYKYKPEFYINFFEVCENLVKSNGRIGMIVPRTFMFKRTFEDFREDFIGGKGSFDFLAEYGLGVLDKATVRTAGTVVRVDQSQNNSADFYRLHDIEKGEKEEKFINSAYSNDKDNSGIQRRFRRDISEFSIIPGAPISYWVPLDIRSLYNLDTCFDAGNVNADKKTLGTVKAGLQTGDNNRYIRRFWEESGEGWVPFAKGGSDAWILPRITRMVWWEQNGADVKRYEGSYPRSEQYYFSEALTYTNIKEGGKRFGYLHGSSIFGTAGQALLPDRAVWEVLAYANSNLVTYLVLALTTGRHWQVGEVSKVPWDVDLENSDRLGQIAKEIIGLLMSTRQHDFISPYYNGPLILNLIGTTDSLYASNHPHRALLSDVNLKEPETTYDKEASLEELGIAAAKYKARIKSQLQEKAAEIDQLLFDHFDIGAERQKEILQEIAIRTNEDPRQQSEYSPEKITEPSSNFDNLAKDLILHLTLKIVQDDPDGIVPINFEGDEELPLLKRIEGEFQQIFGQHSEDRLAEVDQLLGDQKPDAGAYPNLQSWIEDDLFEYHLRQFENVPIVWRLSTERLVSDSHGEGFGCFVDYHQLDASLFDRLESRYIEPVKSELRDRRNTADQRRADSTLSTTEQANASEEYRYCESALAQINEFQSALLELGSVHSREKTDDIQSLALELQTLVSKFRERTQQRLETLDQLVEEMDPDEIEDLFSPTFLERVNDNRTEWIDALIDLESACAAYSRDSSEPVAAHLYDLFPYFEDLVGSTHYGSNGIFFMNYYFSKGEEYLENGDPRDGLEGEIRLLAELASETDEDVELGNEIKDRCKDLRKALPSNWEERALSEVLTAGYDPVKKHGVAINIQPLAEKKIVPEVVEDKVVN, encoded by the coding sequence ATGTCAGGACAATCTTCTCTTGAGACGGAAGCGCAATTGGACAAAGCAGAGCGCGAACACCTCGAAGATGTCGTCGCTGACCTTCGTGAAACGGTAGAAGCCGACATAAAATATCAACTTGAGCACACATATGAGCTGAGCTACGAAGACGGCGGAGCTAATCTCCACGGGGAGGAGGTAGATACCCGTGCTGAGCTTGCTAAAGCGGTTGAACGTGAAGATGATGACGAATCTTGGGAAGAAAAGTTCGATCGATATGTGATGGGCGTCGGATATACGATTGTAAATCGTCTTACTGCTCTTCGGTGCATGGAAGTTCGTGGATTCATCGACCGCCCAGTCACACAATTCAGTGAGTCGGGAACTACCCCCGCAGCAGAAAAACTTGAAAATGAGCAGTATCTTGCGCCAGATGAAGCAAAAATAAAAGCATACAATGACGTCTGTCGAAGGCTCACTGACGAAATAGAGATCCTATTTGATTTGGATTCTCCCTACAGCATCGTTGATCCGGATGTTGAGGTATTTGAAGAGCTATGTCGAAAGCTCGATGATGTTTCAAGCGAAATCTGGCGAGCTGATGACGTACTCGGTTGGGTATATGAGTACTACAATTCGTCGAAGCTAGAAGAACTACGAAGGAAAGGAGACTATGAGGGTCTATCTCCGGAAGATGTTCCTGCAGCGAATCAATTCTATACTCCCCATTGGGTTGTGAGAATGCTCACAGATAACAGTCTCACAAAGATGTATCTAGAGTCCAAAGGGGAGCTTCAGAACACACTTGGTCGCCAAAAAGAATTAACGCTAGGAAATCGAAAATCGCGCAGTTCATCACCATCCGAAACGCCAACGATTTCTGATTTTAGCACATATCTTGTTCCATCCGAAAGCCCTGAAGACAAACCGGATATGAAAGATCCCGAAGAAATCAGGGTAATCGATCCTGCTTGTGGAAGTGGTCATTTTCTACTATACGCATTCGATGTATTGGACCGGATATGGCGTCTGGAATATCCAGAGATGGATAGAGCTGAAATCCCAGAAAAAATTCTAAGATATAATCTATTTGGGGTAGATTTAGATTTGCGAGCCTGTCAACTTGCGGCATTTAATTTATACCTCAAAGCACGGGGACGTGCAGAAGAGGAGGGCCATTCTGATTTCCAGATGCCAGAAGTTGGCATTGTTTGTGCAGATGCGAACATTGCAAATCTCGAATCTACAAACGAAGTCTTCGATGAAGTGGCTGGAGGTCAACCAGAGGTTAGATCTGCATTAGAAGATATTCTTAGCGCGTTTGAGGATGTACACGGATTGGGCTCTCTGCTTGATGTTAGAGGAACATTGGAAGAGAAGTTTTCAATGGATGAGCAGCCTACGCTAACAGAGAGTATTAACGGTCCCGGTAGTTTATCCACCTTTCTTGAAAATCTCCACCAAGAAGTTGCCGAAAAGCGAAATGGCGAATCCTTCTTAGCCCAGGATCTGAAAAGCTTCCTAAGGACACTCGTAATATTATCCCAAGATTATGATGTCGCGCTAATGAATCCCCCATACGGTTCTGGAAATCGGATGCCGGATTCTGTTCAAGATTACGTTTCTGAACACTATAAGTACAAACCCGAATTTTATATCAATTTCTTTGAGGTTTGCGAAAATCTAGTGAAATCAAACGGAAGGATTGGGATGATTGTACCGAGAACATTTATGTTCAAGCGTACATTCGAAGATTTCAGAGAGGATTTCATTGGTGGGAAAGGGTCTTTTGATTTCTTAGCCGAATATGGGCTCGGTGTACTGGATAAGGCAACTGTACGAACAGCTGGAACGGTAGTTAGAGTCGATCAATCGCAAAACAACTCCGCAGACTTCTACCGTCTCCATGACATTGAAAAGGGGGAAAAAGAAGAAAAATTCATAAACTCTGCATATTCGAATGACAAGGATAATTCTGGGATTCAAAGGAGATTCCGTCGAGACATCTCAGAGTTTTCAATCATCCCTGGAGCACCGATCTCTTATTGGGTGCCCCTCGATATTCGTTCGTTATACAACTTGGATACTTGCTTCGATGCAGGAAATGTGAATGCAGACAAGAAGACGCTAGGTACTGTAAAGGCAGGACTTCAAACCGGAGATAATAATCGATACATCCGGCGATTCTGGGAGGAAAGCGGTGAAGGATGGGTGCCCTTTGCAAAGGGGGGAAGTGATGCTTGGATTCTCCCCCGAATTACTCGAATGGTGTGGTGGGAACAGAATGGTGCGGATGTAAAACGGTACGAGGGCTCTTATCCTCGAAGCGAACAATATTATTTCAGTGAAGCACTTACGTATACGAACATCAAAGAAGGCGGTAAACGGTTTGGATATTTGCATGGATCTTCTATCTTTGGAACTGCTGGGCAAGCCTTATTGCCTGATCGGGCAGTTTGGGAAGTCTTAGCTTATGCAAATAGCAATCTGGTAACATACTTAGTGCTCGCACTTACTACCGGCCGTCATTGGCAGGTTGGCGAAGTCTCTAAGGTCCCCTGGGATGTTGACTTGGAGAATTCGGATAGACTAGGTCAAATCGCTAAAGAAATTATTGGGTTGCTCATGAGCACACGTCAACACGACTTCATATCTCCGTACTATAATGGACCGCTGATTCTCAATCTCATAGGGACAACGGACTCATTGTATGCATCAAACCATCCTCACAGGGCGTTACTATCTGACGTTAATCTTAAAGAACCAGAGACGACGTATGATAAAGAAGCTTCTCTTGAAGAATTAGGAATTGCAGCAGCAAAATACAAGGCCCGGATCAAATCTCAGCTGCAAGAGAAGGCAGCTGAGATTGACCAACTTTTATTCGATCACTTTGACATTGGTGCTGAAAGGCAAAAGGAAATCCTTCAAGAAATTGCCATCAGGACGAACGAAGACCCTCGACAACAATCGGAGTATTCTCCCGAGAAGATCACAGAGCCTTCCAGCAACTTCGATAACCTCGCTAAGGATCTAATTCTCCACCTGACGCTAAAAATAGTTCAAGATGATCCGGACGGAATCGTCCCTATTAATTTTGAAGGCGATGAAGAACTGCCGCTGCTCAAACGAATTGAGGGAGAGTTCCAACAAATATTTGGCCAACACTCAGAAGACCGTTTAGCCGAAGTTGATCAGCTTCTTGGGGATCAGAAACCTGACGCAGGAGCATATCCAAACCTACAGTCTTGGATTGAGGATGATCTGTTTGAATATCATCTTCGCCAATTCGAGAATGTGCCCATTGTTTGGAGACTATCAACTGAACGTTTGGTTTCTGACTCTCATGGCGAAGGATTCGGATGCTTCGTTGATTACCATCAGCTTGATGCGAGTCTGTTCGACCGTCTAGAGTCTAGGTACATTGAGCCCGTGAAATCGGAGCTTCGTGACCGTAGGAATACAGCGGATCAGCGTCGCGCTGATTCTACGCTTTCTACAACGGAACAAGCTAACGCATCTGAAGAATATCGGTATTGTGAGAGTGCTTTAGCACAAATAAACGAATTTCAATCTGCACTTTTAGAACTTGGTTCTGTTCACTCACGAGAGAAGACCGACGACATTCAATCTCTTGCCTTAGAATTGCAGACTCTTGTGTCTAAATTTAGAGAACGCACACAACAGCGACTTGAAACGCTTGATCAACTTGTCGAAGAGATGGACCCTGATGAGATTGAAGATCTATTTAGTCCGACCTTCCTTGAAAGAGTGAATGACAATCGAACTGAGTGGATTGACGCACTAATTGACCTTGAATCTGCATGTGCTGCATATAGCAGAGACTCCTCTGAACCTGTTGCAGCACATCTATACGATCTTTTCCCCTACTTTGAGGACCTTGTAGGCTCTACTCATTACGGTAGCAATGGGATCTTCTTTATGAACTATTACTTCAGTAAGGGAGAGGAGTACCTCGAAAATGGTGATCCTCGAGACGGGCTTGAAGGCGAGATCCGACTACTCGCAGAGCTAGCCTCGGAAACTGACGAAGACGTAGAATTGGGGAATGAGATTAAAGATAGATGTAAGGACCTTAGAAAGGCATTGCCCTCCAATTGGGAAGAACGTGCACTCTCTGAGGTGCTTACTGCGGGTTACGACCCGGTCAAAAAGCACGGCGTAGCTATCAACATCCAACCTCTTGCCGAAAAGAAGATCGTCCCCGAAGTTGTGGAAGACAAGGTCGTCAACTAG
- a CDS encoding Kiwa anti-phage protein KwaB-like domain-containing protein — MSSEEHVDRLERALGFLRNDRRTSQYLLAQQEDDDYEFGIAPLSSPILDKAEIILEDTLEKMVSSVTEGPKDVTEFSIANTNRNITPIQYLPVDDLPEGARLDYLLTDPNLSEKTYDDWPNPGLQIIRIKEPSGTPLLGLQEFTNHQVVGSSKPILFSRGEQQYDVVEDSLLTIPSKVNAVCFDGFVYIYTPKAFERMYDVRGQYQQHTDDVIDGLAGQDIEIADLSIVDTFKNDIRCLRRIHEIKRHNIHETLEPSAVIDVVDEYDVPVIAEQRNGSLVLDIEDGSKRWKLLDLLSDSYLRSDMTENQYNAPNKRMLD; from the coding sequence ATGAGTTCAGAGGAACACGTTGACAGACTCGAACGCGCACTCGGCTTTCTCCGAAACGATCGCCGTACTTCGCAGTACCTTCTCGCTCAACAGGAGGACGACGACTACGAGTTCGGCATCGCCCCTCTCTCGTCGCCAATCCTAGATAAGGCCGAGATAATTCTGGAGGATACCCTGGAGAAAATGGTTTCGAGTGTGACCGAAGGCCCGAAAGACGTTACCGAGTTCTCCATCGCAAACACGAATCGGAACATTACTCCCATTCAGTATCTTCCCGTCGACGATCTCCCAGAAGGTGCACGATTGGACTATCTCCTCACCGATCCAAACCTCAGTGAGAAAACGTACGATGATTGGCCGAACCCTGGATTGCAAATCATCCGCATCAAGGAACCTAGTGGTACGCCACTTCTTGGACTACAAGAGTTTACGAACCACCAGGTGGTGGGGAGTAGCAAACCAATCTTGTTCTCTCGCGGCGAGCAGCAGTACGACGTCGTCGAAGATAGTCTGTTAACGATCCCGTCGAAAGTCAACGCAGTGTGCTTCGACGGATTTGTCTACATCTACACGCCGAAGGCTTTTGAGCGGATGTATGATGTCCGGGGACAGTACCAACAACACACCGATGATGTGATCGATGGGCTTGCTGGGCAAGACATCGAAATCGCCGATCTCTCTATCGTCGATACATTCAAAAACGACATTCGGTGTCTGCGACGCATCCACGAGATCAAACGACACAATATTCACGAGACCCTTGAACCGAGCGCCGTCATAGATGTCGTAGATGAGTACGATGTCCCCGTCATTGCGGAACAGCGAAATGGCTCATTGGTGCTTGACATTGAAGATGGGTCGAAACGTTGGAAGCTGCTCGATCTTCTGAGCGATAGTTATCTGAGATCGGATATGACCGAGAATCAGTACAATGCGCCAAACAAGCGGATGCTGGATTAA